From the Entomomonas sp. E2T0 genome, one window contains:
- the nadA gene encoding quinolinate synthase NadA, with amino-acid sequence MISYTFPIAGQTLSIREALASVPEQLSESTKQALKERIKKLLKRENAALVAHYYVDPELQALADETGGCVADSLEMARFGRDNPAKTLIVAGVRFMGETAKILSPNKRILMPDLNATCSLDLGCPAEDFIKFCDKHPDRTVVVYANTSAKVKARADWVVTSAIALDIVKALHEQGEKILWAPDQHLGSYIQEQTGADMLLWQGNCIVHDEFKGIELEQMRQQYPDAKILVHPESPQSVVEQADVVGSTTQLIKAAQQLSDKRFIVATDRGVLYKMKLAAPNKEFFTAPTAGNSATCKSCAMCPWMAMNTLQNLADTLEQGIHEIHVEQTIAERAQLGINRMLDFSTNRQINVKASGDLAKDQALFSNVGAV; translated from the coding sequence ATGATTAGCTATACGTTTCCTATTGCAGGCCAAACGCTTAGCATCCGTGAAGCATTAGCCAGTGTACCCGAGCAACTTTCTGAGTCAACTAAACAAGCACTAAAAGAACGCATCAAGAAATTGCTCAAACGTGAAAATGCAGCATTAGTTGCTCATTATTATGTAGACCCAGAACTACAAGCACTGGCTGATGAAACAGGCGGTTGCGTGGCTGACTCATTGGAAATGGCTCGTTTTGGCCGCGATAATCCTGCCAAAACGCTGATTGTGGCAGGCGTTCGATTTATGGGTGAAACAGCTAAAATACTTAGCCCTAATAAACGTATTTTAATGCCAGACCTTAATGCTACTTGTTCCCTTGACCTCGGTTGCCCTGCCGAAGATTTTATTAAATTCTGTGATAAACACCCTGACCGTACGGTTGTAGTCTATGCTAATACCAGTGCTAAAGTTAAAGCACGAGCTGATTGGGTGGTTACTTCTGCTATTGCCTTAGATATTGTTAAAGCACTGCATGAACAAGGTGAAAAAATTCTGTGGGCACCAGACCAACATCTAGGCAGCTATATCCAAGAGCAAACAGGTGCTGATATGCTGTTATGGCAAGGTAACTGTATTGTGCATGATGAGTTTAAAGGGATTGAATTAGAGCAAATGCGCCAGCAATACCCAGATGCCAAAATATTAGTACACCCTGAATCACCACAGTCTGTAGTAGAACAAGCAGATGTAGTAGGCTCTACAACCCAATTAATTAAAGCGGCTCAACAGTTATCCGATAAACGTTTTATTGTAGCCACTGATCGTGGTGTGCTTTATAAAATGAAACTAGCCGCCCCCAATAAAGAATTTTTTACCGCCCCTACTGCTGGTAATAGCGCTACTTGTAAAAGCTGTGCAATGTGTCCGTGGATGGCGATGAATACCCTACAAAATCTTGCTGATACCCTAGAGCAAGGGATTCATGAAATTCATGTAGAACAAACCATTGCTGAACGAGCCCAGTTAGGTATTAATCGTATGTTGGATTTTTCTACCAATAGACAAATTAATGTTAAA
- a CDS encoding DedA family protein gives MDLASFIAQYGYIAIVLGAIIEGETVAVLGGIAANTTLSLPMVYFMAFIGAWLCDSVLFLVGHYYGPAIIEKLPKHKDKIEKVETMIRKHDLLAIVCLRFLYGLRTIGPISIGIAGVNSVRFIICNAVGSALWSSIFVTIGYSAGRIFQEQLQKIGNNLFPVIVIAIVVFSIFFLIRTVIGRRHRHTKKTNSE, from the coding sequence GTGGATTTAGCTTCTTTTATTGCTCAATATGGTTATATTGCTATCGTTTTAGGCGCTATCATTGAGGGTGAAACAGTAGCTGTATTAGGCGGCATAGCAGCTAATACTACGTTAAGTTTACCTATGGTCTATTTTATGGCTTTTATAGGTGCTTGGCTTTGCGATTCTGTATTATTTTTAGTGGGTCATTATTACGGCCCTGCTATCATCGAAAAGTTACCTAAGCATAAAGATAAGATCGAAAAAGTAGAAACAATGATTCGCAAACATGATTTACTCGCTATTGTGTGCTTACGTTTCCTTTATGGATTAAGGACTATCGGACCTATCTCTATTGGCATAGCTGGTGTGAATAGTGTACGATTTATTATCTGTAATGCAGTAGGCTCCGCACTATGGTCGTCTATCTTTGTAACTATTGGTTATAGTGCTGGTAGAATTTTTCAAGAGCAATTACAAAAAATAGGCAATAATCTTTTCCCTGTCATAGTAATTGCAATAGTTGTATTTAGTATTTTCTTCTTAATACGAACGGTTATAGGTAGACGTCATCGTCATACTAAAAAAACTAATAGTGAGTAA
- a CDS encoding DUF4186 domain-containing protein — protein MPTTDDLAALFERLNQSKFRRNIALNAKDYFYLQQKGKQIITQHAVEFIAQRLAPAQPVNDGKQTPWKGHPVFVAQHATATCCRGCLQKWHGIPKNQPLTSAQQQYIVTVIMYWLDLGKVKSIKNTSRNLSLL, from the coding sequence ATGCCTACAACAGATGATTTAGCTGCACTCTTCGAGCGGCTAAATCAATCAAAATTTCGTCGTAATATTGCCCTTAATGCTAAAGATTATTTTTACCTGCAACAAAAAGGTAAACAAATTATTACTCAGCATGCAGTTGAATTTATTGCACAACGCTTAGCGCCTGCACAGCCTGTTAATGATGGTAAACAAACCCCATGGAAAGGCCATCCCGTGTTTGTAGCACAACATGCTACAGCTACTTGTTGTCGAGGTTGTTTACAAAAATGGCATGGTATTCCTAAAAACCAACCATTAACCTCTGCACAACAGCAATATATTGTTACGGTTATCATGTACTGGTTAGACTTGGGTAAAGTAAAATCAATAAAAAATACTAGTCGGAATTTATCCTTGCTATAA